One segment of Shewanella piezotolerans WP3 DNA contains the following:
- the trmD gene encoding tRNA (guanosine(37)-N1)-methyltransferase TrmD: protein MWLGVVTLFPEMFRAVTDFGVTGRAVSKGLLEMQTWNPRDFTHDKHKTVDDRPYGGGPGMLMMVQPLRDAIHAAKAAAGKEAKVIYLSPQGRKLTQQGVEELAKSSSLVLVCGRYEGVDERIIQTEVDEEWSIGDYVLSGGELPAMTLIDSVSRLVPGVLGKKASAEQDSFSDGLLDCPHYTRPESMDGLDVPAVLLSGNHEHIRRWRLQQSLGRTLLRRPELLENLALTGEQEQLLAEFVDSIKQDA from the coding sequence ATGTGGTTAGGGGTAGTAACCCTGTTTCCGGAGATGTTTCGTGCCGTAACAGACTTTGGTGTAACGGGTCGTGCAGTTAGTAAAGGATTACTAGAGATGCAAACGTGGAATCCTCGTGATTTCACCCATGATAAACATAAGACAGTGGATGACCGCCCATACGGTGGTGGCCCTGGCATGTTAATGATGGTGCAACCTCTACGTGATGCCATCCATGCGGCGAAAGCTGCAGCTGGAAAAGAGGCAAAGGTGATCTACCTTTCTCCTCAAGGCCGTAAGCTGACACAGCAAGGCGTTGAAGAGTTAGCCAAATCATCCAGTTTGGTCTTAGTGTGTGGACGATACGAAGGTGTCGATGAGCGCATTATACAAACTGAAGTGGACGAAGAGTGGTCAATTGGAGATTACGTGCTTTCGGGTGGCGAACTTCCTGCGATGACTTTGATTGATTCAGTATCGAGACTTGTTCCTGGCGTGCTAGGAAAAAAGGCTTCGGCAGAGCAGGATTCTTTCTCTGACGGTTTACTGGATTGCCCCCACTATACGCGTCCTGAAAGTATGGATGGGCTGGATGTTCCAGCCGTGTTACTAAGTGGCAACCACGAACATATTAGACGCTGGCGTTTGCAACAAAGTCTCGGAAGAACTTTGTTAAGACGACCAGAATTACTTGAAAATCTAGCTCTGACTGGCGAACAAGAGCAGCTTTTAGCTGAATTTGTTGACAGCATCAAACAAGATGCTTAG
- the hcp gene encoding hydroxylamine reductase: protein MFCIQCELTISTPAGNGCSYTQGMCGKSSDTSDLQDLLIYILQGVSAYAVRAREVGVVDHEIDTFVPKAFFATLTNVNFDDDRIIEYTAQANTFRSRLQTAYEAKCAELNVEAKTPTATMQLVLGTTKPEMLTQALQAAPNRGKDEVHEDIMGLRLLCLYGLKGAAAYMEHARVLDQTNDEVAGEFHEIMAFLGEDSVDGDKLFETAMQIGQLNYRVMAMLDEGETHAFGHPEPTQVNTKSVKGKAILVSGHDMKDLELILQQTEGKGINVFTHGEMLPALAYPELKKYPHLVGNYGSAWQNQQKEFATFPGAVVMTSNCIIDPNVGDYSDRIFTRSIVGWPGVSHIIGDDFSAVIAKAEALEGFAYDEIPHLITIGFARNALMAAAPTVIDNVKSGAIKHFFLVGGCDGDKEERGYFTDIATQAPDDSLILTLGCGKYKFNKLEFGDINGIPRLLDIGQCNDAYSAIQLAIALSEAFECDINELPLTLVLSWFEQKAIVVLLTLLSLGVKNILTGPTAPAFLTANLANVLEEKFGLRTTTTVEADLNRILNVA from the coding sequence GTGTTTTGTATTCAATGTGAGCTTACTATAAGTACGCCTGCGGGCAATGGCTGTAGTTATACACAAGGTATGTGTGGTAAATCGTCTGATACATCAGACTTACAAGATCTGCTGATTTACATTCTTCAAGGGGTATCAGCATACGCTGTTCGTGCACGTGAAGTCGGAGTTGTTGACCACGAGATTGACACGTTTGTGCCAAAGGCATTCTTTGCGACGCTAACCAATGTTAACTTCGATGATGACCGTATTATTGAATACACAGCGCAAGCAAACACTTTCCGTAGCCGTTTACAAACAGCTTATGAAGCTAAATGTGCTGAGCTAAATGTTGAGGCAAAAACACCAACAGCGACAATGCAGCTAGTATTGGGTACAACTAAGCCCGAGATGCTAACACAAGCTCTTCAAGCTGCGCCTAACCGTGGTAAAGATGAAGTTCATGAAGATATCATGGGTTTACGTTTACTTTGCTTATATGGCCTTAAGGGCGCTGCAGCTTACATGGAACATGCTCGCGTTCTTGACCAAACTAACGATGAAGTTGCTGGTGAATTCCATGAGATCATGGCTTTCCTAGGTGAAGACTCTGTTGATGGTGATAAGCTATTTGAAACCGCAATGCAAATCGGTCAGCTAAACTATCGCGTCATGGCAATGCTTGATGAAGGCGAGACTCACGCATTTGGTCACCCAGAGCCGACTCAAGTGAACACCAAATCTGTAAAAGGTAAAGCGATTTTAGTGTCTGGTCACGACATGAAAGATCTAGAGCTTATCTTGCAACAAACTGAAGGTAAGGGCATCAACGTATTCACTCACGGTGAAATGCTACCTGCGCTTGCTTACCCTGAATTGAAAAAATACCCGCACCTTGTAGGTAACTACGGTAGTGCATGGCAGAACCAACAGAAGGAGTTCGCCACATTCCCTGGTGCAGTTGTAATGACTTCTAACTGTATTATCGACCCTAATGTGGGCGATTATTCAGACCGAATCTTCACTCGTAGTATTGTTGGCTGGCCAGGTGTTAGTCACATCATCGGTGATGATTTCAGTGCTGTTATCGCTAAAGCTGAGGCTTTAGAAGGTTTTGCTTATGATGAGATCCCCCATCTAATCACTATAGGCTTTGCTCGTAACGCACTTATGGCTGCGGCACCAACCGTGATTGATAATGTGAAAAGTGGTGCTATTAAGCATTTCTTCTTGGTTGGTGGTTGTGACGGTGATAAAGAGGAGCGTGGCTACTTTACTGATATAGCCACTCAAGCGCCTGATGATTCACTCATCCTGACTCTAGGTTGTGGTAAGTACAAATTCAATAAGCTTGAGTTTGGCGATATCAACGGCATCCCACGTTTACTGGACATTGGTCAGTGTAATGATGCTTACTCAGCAATCCAGCTTGCAATTGCACTTTCAGAAGCATTTGAGTGTGACATCAATGAGCTTCCTTTGACCTTGGTATTGTCTTGGTTTGAACAAAAAGCGATTGTGGTATTGCTTACGTTACTGTCTCTTGGAGTGAAGAACATTCTAACTGGCCCAACGGCGCCAGCGTTCTTAACTGCAAACCTAGCTAACGTATTAGAAGAGAAGTTTGGACTGCGCACTACAACAACTGTAGAAGCGGATCTTAATCGCATTCTAAACGTGGCGTAA
- a CDS encoding cation:proton antiporter — protein sequence MTSYEILCLLSALSLVISLISSRLHRWQETITITALALLLSLLILAAGKIFGVSVYSSLVTDLEQLDFKALLLNGMLGFLLFAGALQIKLQVLKKQRWEIFILAFVGTLISTAVIGGVLYWVSGFLGLPLQLSYCLLFGALISPTDPIAVLAIIKQLGAPEDIATQVEGESLFNDGIGLVIFVAISQVAFSTEPLTITGIASLFLQEAVGGVIYGVILAAGLHFMLGFSEDKTQYLLMTLLLPTAGYVVADMIGVSGPLAMVTAGIIAGNLSIPKLLKMNECITLESFWGLIESFFNSLLFLLLGLLLLLIDFDAELWWFMLLSVPIVLLGRSLSVYLPYLVFRQVKHYNSFAEKILVWGGLRGGLALAMAMSLPTGVMLVTGSNIDLRELLMVMTYAVVVFSILVQGTTIPRLIDKSNAEDKG from the coding sequence GTGACCAGTTATGAAATCCTCTGTCTGCTATCTGCACTTTCTTTGGTTATTTCGTTAATATCTTCTCGCCTACATCGATGGCAAGAAACCATTACCATCACAGCATTAGCTTTATTGTTAAGTTTACTCATCTTGGCGGCAGGAAAGATCTTCGGTGTATCAGTTTATTCAAGCTTAGTGACCGATCTTGAACAGCTCGATTTTAAAGCTTTATTACTTAACGGTATGTTGGGTTTTTTGCTGTTCGCTGGGGCGCTGCAAATCAAACTGCAGGTACTTAAAAAGCAGCGTTGGGAGATATTCATCCTCGCCTTTGTGGGTACGCTTATCTCAACGGCTGTTATTGGCGGTGTACTTTATTGGGTTTCTGGCTTTTTAGGCTTACCACTTCAACTTAGCTACTGTTTGTTGTTTGGGGCTCTCATATCACCAACCGATCCAATAGCGGTGCTGGCTATCATCAAGCAACTCGGTGCGCCTGAAGATATTGCGACTCAAGTTGAAGGTGAGTCATTGTTTAATGATGGTATAGGCTTAGTGATTTTTGTTGCAATCTCACAGGTCGCCTTTTCCACTGAGCCATTGACGATTACGGGTATTGCGAGTCTATTTTTGCAAGAAGCGGTTGGTGGCGTCATTTATGGTGTTATTCTCGCCGCTGGCTTACATTTTATGTTGGGCTTCTCCGAAGACAAAACCCAGTATTTGTTGATGACGCTATTGCTACCGACTGCTGGTTATGTGGTTGCAGATATGATTGGTGTTTCAGGGCCTTTAGCAATGGTGACTGCTGGGATTATCGCTGGTAATTTAAGCATTCCTAAGCTGCTAAAAATGAACGAATGTATAACTCTAGAGAGTTTTTGGGGGCTGATAGAGTCATTCTTTAACTCACTGCTGTTCTTGCTACTAGGCCTGCTGTTGCTGCTTATCGATTTCGATGCTGAACTTTGGTGGTTTATGCTGCTATCAGTTCCGATTGTGCTGCTCGGCCGTTCACTGAGTGTTTACTTGCCATATTTGGTTTTTCGCCAAGTAAAACATTACAACTCTTTTGCAGAAAAAATTCTTGTTTGGGGTGGGCTGAGAGGTGGCTTAGCACTAGCGATGGCGATGAGCTTACCTACCGGTGTGATGTTGGTGACAGGGAGTAATATTGATTTAAGAGAGCTATTGATGGTGATGACCTACGCTGTGGTAGTATTTTCTATCCTAGTTCAGGGGACAACGATTCCTCGGCTCATTGACAAGAGCAATGCTGAAGATAAAGGTTAA
- the tyrA gene encoding bifunctional chorismate mutase/prephenate dehydrogenase yields the protein MNEKTTAELENLRGLIDGVDQQLLHLLRKRLDLVAQVGAVKHGAGLPIYAPQREAKMLAKRRAEAQAMDVAPQLIEDILRRLMRESYLNEKDVGFKQVKTDLGHVVIVGGEGKLGGLFSQMLTLSGYEVKSLDKDDWLNSQTIFDGAGLVIVTVPINITCELIASKLTQLPSNCILADLTSIKTAPVEAMLAAHSGPVLGLHPMFGPDVGSLAKQVVVVCHGRGESEYQWLIEQIKIWGARIVEAEPEKHDKAMQLVQAMRHFSSFVYGLNLYKEEADIESLLQFSSPIYRLELAMVGRLFAQSPELYADIIFAQEESLVAISDYLDNYSQALQILKSGNREAFVKQFEEVAQWFGDFAPQFQRESRAMLQSVNDMKTG from the coding sequence ATGAACGAGAAGACCACTGCAGAGCTTGAAAACCTAAGAGGGTTGATTGATGGCGTTGACCAGCAATTACTGCACCTACTTCGGAAACGTTTAGATTTAGTGGCGCAAGTAGGCGCTGTTAAGCACGGTGCAGGGCTTCCTATCTATGCGCCACAGCGCGAAGCGAAGATGTTAGCTAAACGGCGCGCAGAAGCACAAGCTATGGATGTTGCGCCGCAACTTATTGAAGATATTTTACGTCGTTTAATGCGCGAGTCTTATCTTAATGAAAAGGATGTTGGCTTCAAACAGGTCAAAACTGATTTAGGACATGTGGTCATTGTTGGTGGTGAAGGTAAGCTTGGCGGGTTATTTTCGCAGATGCTTACTTTATCTGGATATGAAGTTAAGTCGTTAGATAAAGATGATTGGCTCAATAGCCAGACTATTTTTGATGGCGCTGGTCTTGTCATTGTTACCGTGCCTATCAATATCACCTGTGAATTGATTGCCAGTAAGCTGACACAGCTACCGAGCAACTGTATTCTTGCGGACTTAACCTCGATTAAGACTGCGCCAGTTGAAGCTATGTTAGCTGCGCATAGTGGGCCGGTTTTGGGGTTACACCCGATGTTTGGCCCAGATGTGGGTAGCCTTGCTAAGCAAGTTGTTGTGGTTTGCCATGGTCGAGGTGAGTCTGAATACCAGTGGCTTATCGAGCAGATAAAAATTTGGGGCGCACGCATTGTTGAGGCTGAGCCGGAAAAACATGACAAAGCGATGCAACTGGTGCAAGCGATGCGTCATTTCTCCTCATTCGTTTATGGGCTTAACCTTTATAAAGAGGAGGCTGATATTGAGTCGTTGTTGCAGTTTAGCTCACCTATTTATCGTTTAGAATTGGCGATGGTAGGGCGCTTGTTTGCTCAGAGCCCTGAGCTATATGCCGACATCATTTTTGCTCAAGAGGAAAGTTTAGTTGCTATCAGTGATTACCTTGATAATTACTCACAGGCATTACAGATCCTAAAATCTGGCAATCGAGAGGCTTTTGTTAAGCAGTTCGAAGAGGTTGCGCAGTGGTTTGGTGATTTTGCACCTCAGTTCCAACGTGAAAGCCGCGCAATGTTGCAATCGGTGAATGATATGAAAACTGGCTAG
- the hpf gene encoding ribosome hibernation-promoting factor, HPF/YfiA family has translation MIKITSKHFEVTESIRERIEARLAKLARHDVQLINPHVIILQEKQGFKIEASVGIPSAKLFAQAKHEDLYAAINAMGQKLEKQLNRLTHKPESQRHATLKREDDAIDEGFDDNIEEEYAA, from the coding sequence ATGATAAAGATTACTAGCAAGCACTTCGAAGTTACTGAATCTATCCGCGAACGTATTGAAGCAAGATTAGCAAAATTAGCACGACACGATGTGCAGCTTATTAATCCACACGTAATCATACTACAGGAGAAACAAGGTTTTAAGATTGAAGCTTCTGTCGGCATTCCAAGTGCCAAGTTATTTGCCCAGGCGAAACATGAAGACCTATATGCAGCAATCAATGCAATGGGACAAAAGCTGGAGAAACAGCTAAATCGCCTAACACACAAACCAGAAAGCCAACGTCACGCAACACTTAAAAGAGAAGATGATGCCATTGATGAAGGCTTTGACGATAACATAGAGGAGGAATACGCAGCTTGA
- a CDS encoding hybrid-cluster NAD(P)-dependent oxidoreductase, whose translation MMNSRNTPVNAPFTAEQWQAGEHQLVCVEKWHETHDVISFRFQGVKPVKFHFKPGQFLTLLLEINGEKIGRSYTISSSPSRPFSIVLTVKQIEGGKVSNFLANSLEVGHVVRALGPDGAFNLIDIEADKYLFLSAGCGITPMYSMSRWLADTQIGPDISFLHSAKSTEDLIFKQSLEQMADRSDQFKLNYLLESLDSEPCAYVDAEAGRLSADNLKRLVPDFQTRTVFVCGPEPYMEAVKTLLESLTFNMAQFNQESFGSFKGDLGELAAAKEAAASDEMSGFMLQIGDRTRTLSSEQTLLDGVEAEGLPIIAACRSGVCGACKCKVVEGETESTSQMSLTADEIAQGYVLACSTKLKSNVTLEL comes from the coding sequence ATGATGAATAGTAGGAATACACCAGTTAATGCCCCTTTCACTGCAGAGCAGTGGCAAGCGGGTGAGCATCAATTGGTTTGTGTGGAAAAATGGCATGAAACTCATGATGTAATCAGTTTTCGTTTCCAAGGTGTGAAACCAGTAAAGTTTCACTTTAAACCGGGACAGTTCCTTACATTATTACTAGAGATAAATGGTGAGAAAATCGGCCGCAGTTACACCATTAGCTCATCACCATCTCGTCCATTTTCAATCGTATTGACTGTCAAGCAGATTGAAGGCGGTAAAGTCTCTAACTTTCTTGCAAATAGTCTAGAAGTTGGTCATGTAGTACGAGCGCTAGGACCGGATGGTGCATTTAACCTGATCGATATCGAAGCTGACAAGTATCTGTTTTTGAGCGCGGGTTGCGGCATTACGCCTATGTACTCTATGTCTAGATGGTTAGCCGATACGCAAATTGGCCCTGATATCTCTTTTTTACATAGCGCTAAGTCTACTGAGGATCTGATTTTCAAGCAGTCGCTTGAGCAAATGGCTGATCGCAGTGACCAGTTTAAGCTTAACTACCTGTTAGAGAGTCTAGATAGTGAGCCATGCGCTTATGTAGATGCTGAAGCAGGACGATTATCTGCTGATAATTTGAAGCGCCTTGTTCCGGATTTTCAGACCCGCACTGTATTTGTGTGTGGGCCAGAGCCTTATATGGAGGCAGTAAAAACACTACTTGAATCATTAACCTTTAATATGGCGCAGTTTAATCAAGAAAGCTTTGGCTCGTTCAAAGGCGATCTTGGCGAACTTGCTGCAGCAAAAGAGGCTGCAGCTAGTGATGAAATGAGCGGTTTTATGCTGCAAATTGGTGACAGAACCCGGACTCTTTCTAGTGAACAAACGTTGCTAGATGGTGTTGAGGCCGAAGGTCTACCTATTATTGCAGCATGCCGTTCAGGTGTCTGCGGTGCGTGCAAATGCAAGGTTGTAGAGGGTGAAACTGAATCAACCAGTCAAATGTCATTGACAGCAGATGAGATAGCGCAAGGCTACGTATTAGCTTGTTCAACTAAGTTGAAGTCTAACGTTACGCTAGAACTTTAA
- a CDS encoding 3-deoxy-7-phosphoheptulonate synthase translates to MQQDTINNVHISSEKVLVTPEELKRALPLSAHASQYVINARKTVSDIVHKRDNRVLVISGPCSIHDIDAAKEYALKLKKLHDELGDQFYVLMRVYFEKPRTTVGWKGMINDPDMDESFDVDKGLRKARELMIWLAELELPVATEALDPISPQYMSELITWSAIGARTTESQTHREMASGLSMPVGFKNGTDGKLGVAINALESAASSHRFMGINQKGQVALLQTAGNPDGHVILRGGKSPNYDAASVAECEQQLHAANLNARLIVDCSHGNSSKDHNKQTPVCEDVFNQILNGNQSIIGVMLESHLNAGKQSSDLPVDELAYGVSVTDACIDWQTTDTLLRSGAADLASVLPTRFDMLKVANG, encoded by the coding sequence ATGCAACAAGATACAATTAACAACGTACATATTAGTTCAGAAAAAGTGTTGGTGACTCCAGAGGAGTTGAAGCGTGCTTTGCCATTATCTGCTCATGCTAGTCAATACGTGATTAATGCGCGTAAAACCGTATCCGACATCGTCCACAAACGAGATAATCGAGTGTTGGTGATCTCTGGGCCTTGTTCAATCCATGATATTGATGCCGCTAAAGAGTACGCGCTTAAACTTAAAAAGCTGCATGATGAGTTGGGTGACCAATTTTACGTGTTGATGCGCGTGTACTTTGAGAAGCCACGCACCACGGTGGGTTGGAAGGGGATGATCAATGATCCTGATATGGATGAGTCATTTGATGTTGATAAAGGCTTACGTAAAGCTCGCGAACTGATGATTTGGCTTGCTGAGCTTGAGCTGCCGGTTGCTACTGAAGCGCTTGATCCTATTAGCCCCCAGTACATGTCTGAATTGATCACTTGGTCAGCTATTGGTGCTCGTACGACTGAATCACAAACTCACCGTGAGATGGCATCGGGCCTGTCTATGCCAGTTGGCTTTAAAAATGGTACAGATGGCAAGCTAGGTGTTGCAATAAACGCATTAGAATCGGCCGCTAGCAGCCACCGCTTTATGGGGATTAACCAAAAAGGTCAAGTTGCACTGTTGCAAACTGCGGGTAATCCAGACGGGCATGTGATTTTGCGTGGCGGTAAATCGCCAAACTACGACGCAGCGAGTGTCGCTGAGTGCGAGCAGCAGTTACATGCAGCCAATTTGAATGCGCGCTTGATTGTTGATTGTAGTCACGGTAATTCTTCAAAAGATCACAATAAGCAAACGCCAGTATGTGAAGATGTCTTTAATCAAATTCTTAACGGCAACCAGTCGATCATAGGTGTGATGCTTGAAAGCCACCTTAATGCGGGCAAGCAGAGTAGTGATTTACCGGTAGATGAACTTGCTTATGGGGTGTCTGTTACCGATGCATGTATCGATTGGCAGACAACCGATACATTATTGCGCAGTGGAGCTGCAGACTTAGCTTCAGTATTACCAACAAGGTTTGATATGCTGAAAGTAGCAAACGGCTGA
- a CDS encoding cytochrome b/b6 domain-containing protein, producing MTQNTVKVKVWDIPTRLFHWGMLCLLGGLWWTAESGEMEWHQLLAYSLMILLAMRLLWGFIGSDTARFSHFVRSPKTVFNYLKQTKQHGISASVGHNPAGGYMVVALISLVCLQLVSGLFATDDIFTEGPLYSSVSSDTAAWLTWLHKKNFDLILILAAIHVLAVGVHMIKGDKIIMAMFSGYKRLPEVQAPSLAFASVLKAIVIVLVVGALVLNYLMLPIIDML from the coding sequence ATGACGCAAAACACTGTCAAAGTTAAAGTATGGGACATTCCAACAAGGCTCTTTCATTGGGGGATGTTGTGTTTGCTTGGTGGTTTATGGTGGACTGCGGAGTCAGGAGAGATGGAGTGGCACCAACTACTGGCATACAGTTTAATGATTTTACTTGCCATGCGACTGCTTTGGGGCTTTATAGGCAGTGATACTGCACGCTTTAGCCATTTCGTTCGCTCCCCTAAAACGGTGTTTAACTACCTTAAGCAAACTAAGCAGCATGGGATTTCTGCGAGTGTTGGGCATAATCCCGCTGGTGGCTATATGGTTGTCGCACTAATCTCACTTGTTTGTTTGCAGCTAGTGAGTGGGCTTTTCGCAACGGATGACATTTTTACCGAGGGGCCACTATATAGTAGTGTGAGTAGTGATACTGCTGCATGGCTAACTTGGCTGCATAAAAAGAACTTTGATCTGATTTTGATATTAGCTGCGATACATGTTTTGGCTGTCGGTGTGCATATGATTAAAGGTGATAAAATTATAATGGCGATGTTTAGTGGTTATAAACGTCTTCCAGAAGTTCAAGCGCCGTCTTTAGCATTTGCATCTGTATTAAAAGCAATTGTAATCGTGCTGGTGGTTGGGGCATTGGTGTTGAACTACTTGATGTTACCTATTATCGATATGTTGTAG
- the pheA gene encoding prephenate dehydratase — MSKPQPLNHTREQITTLDNDLLALLAKRRELSLDVARSKEVDIRPIRDTIREKELLARLVKQGREQGLDAHYVISLYQSIIEDSVLNQQAYLHGRANPQTQQQQYCVAYLGARGSYSYLAASRYCDRRQVEMQDLGCQSFDEIVQAVESGHADYGFLPIENTSSGSINEVYDVLQHTSLAIVGETTIEVGHCLLAKSGTNINDVKTVYAHPQPISQCSRYLSQHGNFKLEYCSSSAEAMDMVCNAQDNSVAAIGSSEGGALYQLEAIESGLANQKINQSRFIVVARKAVDVPEQLPAKCTLIMATGQKPGALVEALLVLKARNLNMSKLESRPIPGTPWEEMFYLDIDANLSSEPMQAALKELERTTRFIKVLGCYPCETVNPTQLTNSQLMIEPSTSKVSTVPSTTSTKEKRYSKEYKIQATEIVCGQLNIGNNHLAAIAQVHLPFETTEFEQRAKTLKEAGFQAVVIQGLSQQSELLVSLSQFKKTLDQFGLVCILMVEHETDLAVTAQIADAIILSGTQMYNQAILTQLGSLLLPVIIERNTMASIDDLLDAAEVVLSQGNQQLALCESGVSTLNNSGKPSLDLAALVQLKTASHLPVLVNPSYAVETEQLAGFSTAIKQLGGDGIVVNIASVEQAGNSEEQKTLLNDLLNNLYR, encoded by the coding sequence ATGAGCAAACCACAACCTTTAAACCACACTCGAGAGCAAATAACGACTCTCGACAATGATCTTTTAGCTCTGCTGGCTAAACGCCGCGAATTAAGTTTAGATGTTGCTCGTAGTAAAGAAGTAGATATTAGGCCTATACGCGATACTATCCGCGAAAAAGAACTGCTAGCCCGGCTTGTTAAGCAAGGTCGCGAGCAAGGCTTAGATGCGCATTATGTTATCTCGCTTTATCAAAGCATTATTGAAGATTCAGTACTTAACCAGCAAGCCTACTTACATGGCCGCGCTAATCCACAAACTCAACAGCAACAGTACTGTGTCGCTTATCTCGGTGCCAGAGGCTCATACTCCTATTTAGCGGCAAGTCGCTACTGCGACAGACGACAAGTTGAAATGCAGGATTTAGGCTGTCAGAGTTTTGATGAGATAGTGCAAGCGGTTGAGTCTGGCCATGCAGATTATGGTTTCCTGCCGATAGAGAACACCTCTTCAGGTTCAATCAACGAAGTATACGATGTACTGCAACACACAAGTTTAGCCATTGTCGGCGAAACAACCATTGAAGTTGGACACTGCCTGCTAGCGAAAAGCGGCACCAACATCAATGATGTAAAAACGGTGTACGCTCACCCACAACCCATTAGTCAGTGCAGTCGTTATCTAAGCCAACATGGTAACTTCAAGCTAGAGTATTGCTCTAGTAGTGCTGAAGCAATGGATATGGTCTGTAATGCTCAAGACAACAGCGTAGCAGCTATTGGTAGCAGTGAGGGTGGTGCTTTATATCAACTTGAGGCTATTGAGAGTGGTCTAGCTAATCAAAAAATCAACCAAAGTCGCTTTATCGTTGTCGCCCGTAAAGCCGTTGATGTTCCTGAACAGTTACCTGCAAAATGCACCTTGATTATGGCCACAGGACAAAAACCCGGTGCCTTGGTCGAAGCTTTATTAGTGCTAAAGGCTAGAAACCTAAATATGAGTAAACTCGAATCGCGTCCAATTCCCGGTACACCATGGGAAGAAATGTTCTATTTGGACATCGACGCGAACCTTTCCAGCGAGCCAATGCAAGCAGCATTAAAAGAGCTAGAAAGAACGACGCGCTTTATCAAAGTATTGGGATGCTACCCATGTGAAACGGTTAACCCTACACAGCTGACCAATAGCCAATTAATGATTGAACCTAGTACATCAAAAGTAAGCACAGTACCTAGCACCACATCGACCAAAGAGAAGCGCTATAGCAAAGAGTATAAAATCCAGGCAACAGAAATCGTTTGTGGCCAACTCAACATAGGTAACAATCATTTAGCCGCAATTGCTCAAGTGCATCTGCCTTTTGAAACGACTGAATTTGAGCAACGCGCAAAAACATTAAAAGAAGCAGGGTTCCAAGCGGTAGTGATCCAAGGTTTAAGTCAACAAAGTGAACTACTTGTATCACTCTCTCAATTTAAAAAGACCTTAGATCAATTTGGACTCGTGTGTATTTTAATGGTTGAGCATGAAACCGACTTAGCTGTAACCGCTCAGATAGCTGATGCGATTATATTGTCTGGAACTCAAATGTATAACCAAGCAATACTCACGCAGTTAGGCTCACTGTTACTGCCTGTCATAATAGAACGAAATACCATGGCGAGTATTGATGACTTGTTAGATGCTGCTGAGGTGGTATTGAGTCAAGGCAATCAACAATTGGCGCTATGCGAATCAGGTGTAAGTACGCTGAATAATTCAGGCAAGCCTTCACTCGATTTAGCGGCGTTAGTACAGCTTAAAACCGCTAGCCATCTGCCTGTACTGGTTAATCCTAGCTATGCAGTAGAAACTGAACAACTAGCAGGATTTAGCACAGCGATTAAGCAACTTGGCGGTGATGGTATTGTCGTCAATATCGCCAGCGTTGAACAAGCGGGCAATAGCGAGGAGCAAAAAACGCTACTTAACGATCTACTCAACAACCTATATCGCTAA
- the rplS gene encoding 50S ribosomal protein L19 has protein sequence MNNIIKMLNEEQMKTDVPEFGAGDTVVVKVRVVEGGKERLQAFEGVVIAKRNRGVHSAFTVRKISNGEGVERAFQTHSPIISSIEVKRRGRVRRAKLYYLRERSGKSARIREKLSTK, from the coding sequence ATGAATAACATCATCAAAATGCTCAACGAAGAGCAAATGAAAACCGACGTACCAGAATTTGGTGCCGGTGATACAGTAGTTGTAAAAGTACGTGTTGTAGAAGGCGGTAAAGAGCGTCTACAGGCGTTTGAAGGCGTTGTAATCGCTAAGCGTAACCGCGGCGTTCACTCTGCATTCACAGTACGTAAAATCTCTAATGGTGAAGGTGTTGAGCGTGCGTTCCAGACTCACAGCCCAATCATCTCTAGCATCGAAGTTAAGCGTCGCGGCCGTGTTCGTCGTGCTAAGCTTTACTACCTACGTGAGCGTTCAGGTAAGTCTGCACGTATCCGTGAGAAGCTTTCAACTAAGTAA